The Dermochelys coriacea isolate rDerCor1 chromosome 7, rDerCor1.pri.v4, whole genome shotgun sequence genome window below encodes:
- the LOC119859510 gene encoding 40S ribosomal protein S30-like — translation MISSELQGAGYLHPKYLVVAKEEDESLIGQCGIGEFTTVEVAARMVGGKVHGSLARAGKVGGQTPKVAKQEKKKKTGCAKRCMQYNRRFVNIVPGFGKKKGPNANS, via the coding sequence ATGATATCTAGtgagctgcagggagctggctaCTTGCACCCTAAATACCTAGTGGTTGCAAAGGAGGAGGATGAATCTCTCATTGGGCAATGTGGCATTGGCGAATTTACCACCGTGGAGGTGGCTGCTCGCATGGTGGGTGGTAAGGTCCATGGCTCCCTGGCTCGTGCTGGGAAGGTGGGAGGCCAGACTCCCAAGGTTGCCAagcaagagaagaagaagaagactgGCTGTGCCAAGAGATGCATGCAGTACAACCGGCGCTTTGTCAATATCGTGCCAGGCTTTGGCAAGAAGAAGGGCCCCAATGCTAACTCCTAA